From Hylaeus volcanicus isolate JK05 chromosome 2, UHH_iyHylVolc1.0_haploid, whole genome shotgun sequence, the proteins below share one genomic window:
- the LOC128884943 gene encoding uncharacterized protein LOC128884943 yields MDRLRGFNSVWTILFICSFSPLTCGKLILEDFEEKLAGLYKVVDYVHRRPHEMNADVTFSITIVEANIAATLLHKNARYLGQDQWKTLSEILQICDSTRRYLIDHVIPETKDVRLLHQMLNNPALWMRPIPWQNGVLEKKGPTPGLTYRDVRDLIMQGTPKEEESDRCLGEIVRNELNPRCEIPETCVEILKRRDSTRGYPLAHRLLIIQVAKAMGCSHGIPSDLRVSYCSAIMQDLVDAERSGFPYTTPDLMMEQVLLCGMEGFLEFTGKHYERLLLDWSRPSGCYSSFGSKDNPSRVVRRTSSRTDFGCDSHATGLAAASLSLFIRENVENAFEEGLL; encoded by the exons ATGGACCGGCTTCGAGGATTCAACAGCGTATGGACGATCCTCTTCATCTGCAGCTTTTCGCCGCTGACCTGcgggaaattaattctcgagGACTTTG AGGAGAAGCTAGCAGGGCTCTACAAGGTAGTCGATTACGTTCATCGAAGGCCCCACGAAATGAACGCCGACGTCACTTTCTCCATCACTATCGTCGAAg CCAACATAGCTGCCACGCTACTGCACAAAAACGCGCGATACCTTGGACAGGACCAGTGGAAAACGCTATCAGAAATTTTGCAGATCTGCGACTCGACTCGACGGTACCTGATCGATCACGTTATTCCAGAAACCAAGGACGTTCGACTAC TGCACCAAATGCTGAACAACCCTGCTCTGTGGATGAGACCGATACCCTGGCAAAATGGCGTCCTGGAGAAGAAGGGTCCAACGCCTGGGTTGACTTACCGAGACGTTCGCGATCTGATAATGCAAGGAACGCCGAAAGAGGAGGAGAGCGATCGATGTCTCGGTGAAATCGTTCGGAATGAATTAAATCCACGCTGCGAAATCCCCGAAACGTGCGTCGAGATATTGAAGAGACGCGACTCCACCAGGGGATATCCCCTCGCTCACAGGCTGTTGATCATTCAAGTCGCCAAAGCG atgGGATGCTCGCATGGTATACCCTCCGATTTGAGAGTTTCATATTGTTCTGCCATTATGCAAGATCTGGTCGACGCCGAGAGGTCTGGATTCCCTTACACCACGCCAGATTTAATGATGGAACAAG TACTTCTGTGCGGAATGGAAGGGTTCCTCGAGTTCACTGGCAAACATTACGAGCGCTTATTGTTGGACTGGTCGCGTCCCAGCGGTTGCTACAGTTCCTTTGG ATCGAAAGACAATCCGTCTCGCGTAGTCCGTAGGACCTCGTCGAGAACAGACTTCGGTTGCGACAGCCACGCCACTGGTCTTGCTGCTGCATCCCTTTCTTTGTTTATCCGTGAAAATGTGGAGAACGCGTTCGAGGAAGGTTTACTGTAG
- the LOC128884944 gene encoding L-xylulose reductase, with amino-acid sequence MNIDFEGKRIFVTGAGRGIGKQLALRLSKYNAQVIALCKTKENLTTLSGIDPRIQTVCVDLRDWNATRKVVESILPIDLLVNNAGVAALQPFLEATEEDFDVTFDVNVKAMLNVSQVVASDWIKRKVGGSVVNVSSQASQAALMNHAVYCASKGAVDMLSKTMALELGPHNIRVNTVNPTVIMTEMGKLGWSEPAKAQSMLSKIPLGRFGEVDEVVDAIVFLLSDRSSMINGVALPVDGGFLAT; translated from the exons ATGAACATCGACTTTGAGGGTAAACGCATTTTCGTAACCGGCGCTGGACGAG GCATCGGTAAACAGTTGGCCCTCCGTCTCTCCAAGTACAACGCGCAGGTGATAGCGCTGTGCAAGACGAAGGAGAACCTGACGACGCTCAGCGGGATAGATCCACGTATCCAAACCGTGTGCGTGGATCTTCGCGACTGGAATGCCACCAGAAAAGTGGTCGAGAGCATTCTACCTATCGATCTGTTGGTGAACAATGCCGGCGTCGCGGCTCTTCAGCCCTTCCTGGAAGCCACGGAGGAAGACTTCGACGTGACTTTCGACGTGAACGTCAAGGCCATGCTCAACGTCTCCCAGGTGGTCGCTAGTGACTGGATCAAGAGAAAAGTCGGCGGGAGCGTCGTCAATGTGTCTTCGCAGGCCAGCCAGGCTGCCCTGATGAATCACGCTGTCTACTGCGCCTCCAAAGGAGCCGTGGACATGCTGTCCAA AACGATGGCTCTCGAGCTAGGCCCGCACAATATTCGAGTGAACACCGTGAACCCCACGGTGATTATGACAGAAATGGGAAAACTAGGCTGGAGCGAACCGGCCAAGGCGCAGAGCATGCTCAGTAAAATACCACTGGGCCGATTTGGCG AAGTGGACGAGGTGGTGGACGCCATCGTCTTCCTCCTAAGCGATCGCAGCTCGATGATCAACGGAGTCGCTCTACCCGTAGACGGTGGATTCTTGGCTACGTAA